The Nitrosomonas communis genome has a segment encoding these proteins:
- the putA gene encoding bifunctional proline dehydrogenase/L-glutamate gamma-semialdehyde dehydrogenase PutA produces the protein MSHDPPFQSLTSVRAAINHAYLCEEAEQLNCLLPFIQLNEREQAQVQALVRHLVNKVRSREWEEGGIGALLHEYDLSSQEGVLLMSLAEALLRIPDTATADRLIQDKLSNAEWERHLGHSSSFFVNASTWGMLLTGRIVRLEESSSLFSRLIGRSGEPVIRLAIKQAMRLISHQFVMGSTLDEALRHSREDRNQRYRYSFDMLGEAALTAADAERYFDHYYHAITVLSEQISPGDLHKHPGISVKLSALHPRYEYTKRQRVLDELSPRILQLAVAAKAANISMTIDAEEAERLDLSLDLFETVYRHELLSGWHGFGLAVQAYQKRAINVIDWLAQLAREGKRQIPVRLVKGAYWDTEIKQAQERGLDGYPVFTRKAATDVSYLACARRLLDHGELFYPQFATHNARTVATLIIMAGQRSFEFQRLHGMGEALYTAVFDEYPQLKCRVYAPVGHYQELLPYLVRRLLENGANSSFVNQIANEQVTVDETITDPLSELERHQQWIPQPRQLYGKERLNSSGINLADSDAQIHLKQALEIASKQLWHAAPIVDGHTLTGRVKTILNPADHTDVVGEVTLADSSAADKALQTAYQAAPEWGNTHASERAARLERAADLLEEQRAELMALIIREGGRTIHDALGEVREAIDFCRYYAAQARHHFVHPAILPGITGESNQLRLTGRGVFICISPWNFPVSIFTGQITAALAAGNSVIAKPAALTPLCGAYMVRLLHEAGVPKKVLHFITGSGSEIGMKLVSDARIAGVAFTGSNSTACQINQALTQGERILPFIAETGGQNGMIVDSSALPEQVVKDVITSAFNSAGQRCSALRVLFLQQEVSEQIIEMLSGAMDELLIGNPIHLSTDIGPIISLSACDELQRHCERMDREARLIKAIPLPQGSEQGSYFAPRIYEIERFSQLQHEVFGPILHIIRYQASYLNEVVDAINHSGYGLTLGIHSRINSIIDYITRHVRCGNTYVNRNMIGAVVGSQPFGGEGLSGTGPKAGGPHYLQRFATERVVTINTAAVGGNVALLSGGGIDKK, from the coding sequence ATGAGTCATGACCCGCCCTTTCAATCCTTGACCTCCGTTCGAGCTGCTATCAATCATGCTTATCTCTGCGAGGAGGCTGAGCAGCTGAATTGTTTACTTCCCTTCATCCAGCTCAATGAGCGCGAACAGGCGCAAGTGCAGGCACTAGTGCGGCATTTGGTGAACAAGGTACGCAGTAGAGAATGGGAAGAGGGTGGCATTGGGGCATTATTGCATGAATATGACCTCAGCAGCCAGGAAGGCGTGTTGTTGATGTCTCTGGCTGAAGCACTGCTGCGTATCCCTGATACTGCGACCGCTGACCGACTGATTCAGGATAAGCTTTCCAATGCTGAATGGGAGCGCCATCTTGGGCATAGCTCTTCATTTTTTGTCAATGCTTCCACCTGGGGTATGTTGTTAACAGGTAGGATTGTTAGGCTGGAGGAATCCTCCTCGCTATTCAGCCGTCTTATTGGCCGCAGCGGCGAGCCGGTCATTCGGCTGGCGATTAAGCAGGCGATGCGCCTTATCAGCCATCAGTTTGTGATGGGCAGTACCCTGGATGAGGCATTGAGGCACAGTCGGGAGGATAGAAACCAACGTTACCGCTATTCCTTTGACATGCTCGGAGAGGCGGCACTCACTGCTGCCGATGCAGAGCGTTATTTTGATCACTATTACCATGCTATTACGGTGCTTAGCGAACAGATCAGTCCTGGCGACTTGCATAAGCATCCCGGTATCTCAGTGAAACTTTCTGCACTCCATCCTCGTTATGAATATACCAAGCGGCAGCGAGTGCTGGATGAATTATCACCACGAATACTGCAACTGGCGGTTGCTGCCAAAGCTGCCAACATCAGCATGACTATCGACGCAGAAGAAGCAGAACGGCTCGATCTTTCGCTTGATTTATTTGAAACGGTATATCGTCACGAATTACTTAGCGGTTGGCACGGTTTCGGCTTGGCGGTGCAGGCTTACCAGAAGCGAGCCATTAATGTGATCGATTGGCTGGCACAATTGGCTCGCGAGGGTAAACGCCAGATTCCTGTCCGTCTCGTGAAAGGAGCTTACTGGGATACTGAAATCAAGCAGGCACAGGAGCGCGGTCTCGACGGTTATCCGGTATTCACTCGCAAGGCAGCGACCGATGTTTCCTATCTGGCCTGCGCACGCCGGCTCCTCGACCATGGTGAACTCTTTTATCCTCAATTTGCTACGCATAATGCTCGCACTGTTGCCACCCTTATTATCATGGCCGGGCAGCGGTCTTTTGAGTTTCAGCGTTTGCATGGTATGGGTGAAGCTCTCTATACCGCCGTGTTCGATGAATACCCACAGCTTAAATGCCGCGTTTATGCACCTGTTGGCCACTACCAGGAGTTGCTACCCTACCTGGTGCGGCGGTTGCTGGAAAATGGCGCCAATAGTTCTTTTGTCAATCAAATTGCGAACGAACAGGTTACAGTTGATGAGACCATAACTGATCCGCTAAGTGAACTGGAACGCCACCAACAATGGATTCCGCAGCCACGTCAGCTCTACGGTAAGGAGCGGCTTAATTCCAGTGGCATCAATCTTGCTGATTCCGATGCGCAGATACACCTCAAGCAAGCATTGGAAATAGCATCTAAGCAACTATGGCATGCGGCACCGATAGTGGATGGCCATACTCTCACAGGAAGGGTAAAAACTATTCTCAACCCCGCCGATCACACTGATGTTGTCGGTGAAGTAACCCTTGCTGATAGCAGCGCAGCTGACAAAGCACTCCAGACTGCCTATCAAGCAGCACCTGAATGGGGCAATACGCATGCGAGCGAACGTGCCGCCCGGTTGGAGCGAGCGGCTGATTTATTAGAAGAGCAACGCGCTGAATTGATGGCGCTCATTATTCGTGAAGGCGGGCGCACCATTCATGATGCGCTCGGAGAAGTGCGCGAAGCCATTGATTTCTGCCGCTACTATGCTGCTCAGGCTCGCCACCATTTTGTCCATCCCGCTATATTGCCCGGGATCACGGGTGAAAGTAATCAATTGCGGCTGACCGGGCGTGGTGTGTTCATTTGCATCAGCCCATGGAATTTCCCGGTTTCCATTTTCACCGGCCAAATTACTGCCGCACTTGCTGCGGGCAACAGCGTGATAGCCAAGCCCGCGGCTCTTACGCCCTTATGCGGCGCATATATGGTGCGTCTGTTGCACGAAGCCGGCGTTCCTAAAAAGGTGCTCCATTTCATTACCGGTAGTGGTAGCGAAATCGGCATGAAGCTGGTAAGCGATGCGCGCATTGCCGGTGTCGCTTTTACCGGTTCTAACAGCACTGCGTGCCAGATCAACCAGGCGCTAACCCAAGGTGAGCGTATACTCCCTTTTATTGCTGAAACGGGGGGGCAGAACGGCATGATCGTCGATAGTTCAGCATTGCCGGAGCAGGTAGTGAAAGATGTAATTACTTCTGCCTTTAACAGTGCGGGTCAGCGCTGCTCAGCACTGCGCGTACTTTTTCTGCAACAGGAAGTCTCAGAACAGATCATAGAAATGCTCAGTGGCGCGATGGATGAATTGCTTATCGGCAACCCTATTCACCTCAGCACCGATATTGGCCCCATTATCAGCCTTTCAGCCTGCGACGAACTGCAACGGCACTGTGAACGCATGGATCGGGAGGCGCGCCTGATCAAAGCGATACCGCTACCGCAAGGAAGCGAGCAGGGCAGTTACTTCGCCCCGCGTATTTATGAGATTGAAAGATTCAGTCAACTCCAGCATGAAGTATTTGGCCCCATTCTTCATATCATCCGCTATCAGGCCAGCTACTTAAATGAAGTAGTTGATGCGATCAACCACAGCGGCTACGGCCTGACACTCGGCATCCACAGCCGCATCAATTCTATCATCGACTACATCACGCGGCACGTACGCTGCGGTAACACTTACGTCAACCGCAATATGATCGGTGCTGTGGTTGGTTCCCAACCCTTCGGTGGTGAAGGGCTCTCCGGTACCGGACCCAAAGCCGGCGGTCCGCACTACTTGCAACGCTTTGCTACTGAACGGGTAGTCACCATCAATACGGCAGCGGTAGGGGGAAATGTGGCGTTGTTATCGGGGGGTGGTATTGATAAAAAATAA
- a CDS encoding diguanylate cyclase, with protein sequence MLRISRLSDCAPDEYYVRLLLLLLALLLGLPAPAQADELLIERGLSGVVINKQIAAASDATAQLSWSQILAEPQHFIPASGRCGVGLGSGAQWLRLDFRRAETEYSAPWWLVVEPFSLYDLRLYRRNALGEFEEITSGERVPFKAGREREWRQYAFVLPEHGPVYLRAYDPGCASFPVTLWHEDDLEFHEHLGELLLGGIYGGLLVMCLYNLFMALSLRDSVYGWHVMTTLALGALLVYLHGHAAQWWWREEPHWLVMGRIVLPSLWGLTLAGFIMSFFRTRTYLPNTHRLLQIIMLSYLLIIAMRVASLHELPSLVLTGLALPVAALVLYITIRRWYQGMTSARYFLVAYILLLAGITLLLLSLCGWLIPNRLTELAIPMTATLASLVFSLALTGRIKSLRNASKAAFIDELTGLPNRRALEQRFKLYTESEADHGFSLLSVDLDKFKPVNDQWGHAEGDQVLCALTRRMQACVRQEDLVARVGGDEFAVLLSPSASTGIVTAVIKRLLEAVRAPVHVGTRSHRLSASVGLAHYPTHGRSLAELSRHADLAMYEAKRAGGNTWREVMEAT encoded by the coding sequence ATGCTTCGAATAAGCCGTTTGAGTGACTGCGCACCTGATGAATATTATGTTCGTCTGCTACTGTTGCTATTAGCTCTGCTACTGGGATTGCCCGCACCAGCGCAAGCCGATGAGTTGCTCATCGAACGAGGGCTGAGTGGTGTGGTGATCAACAAGCAAATAGCAGCAGCAAGCGATGCCACTGCACAGCTATCTTGGTCACAGATCCTGGCTGAACCGCAGCACTTCATTCCTGCCAGCGGTCGCTGCGGCGTGGGCCTTGGATCGGGCGCGCAGTGGCTGCGGTTGGATTTTCGTCGCGCCGAGACAGAATATAGCGCTCCCTGGTGGCTGGTCGTTGAGCCATTCAGCCTCTATGATTTGCGCTTATACCGACGCAATGCACTCGGAGAATTTGAGGAGATCACATCTGGTGAACGGGTGCCGTTCAAGGCTGGACGCGAACGCGAGTGGCGTCAGTACGCTTTTGTCCTGCCTGAGCATGGACCAGTTTATCTGCGTGCCTATGACCCGGGTTGTGCAAGTTTTCCGGTAACATTGTGGCACGAGGATGATCTTGAATTCCATGAGCATCTGGGTGAGTTGCTGTTAGGCGGCATCTATGGCGGATTGCTGGTCATGTGCCTCTATAACCTTTTTATGGCGCTGAGTTTGCGCGACTCGGTTTACGGCTGGCATGTGATGACTACTTTGGCCTTAGGCGCTCTCCTGGTTTATTTGCACGGTCACGCGGCTCAATGGTGGTGGCGCGAAGAGCCCCACTGGCTAGTCATGGGGCGCATTGTATTACCCAGCCTGTGGGGGTTGACCTTGGCTGGTTTCATTATGAGTTTTTTTCGTACCCGCACCTATCTGCCTAACACCCACCGGTTGTTACAGATCATCATGCTGAGTTACTTACTGATCATTGCGATGCGTGTAGCTAGCTTGCATGAATTACCATCTCTGGTGTTGACTGGGCTAGCGTTACCGGTTGCAGCTTTAGTGCTTTATATCACAATTCGGCGCTGGTATCAGGGCATGACGTCAGCACGCTACTTCCTGGTTGCTTATATCTTGCTATTGGCGGGTATAACCCTTTTGCTGTTAAGTCTCTGCGGGTGGTTAATACCGAACCGATTAACCGAGCTGGCCATACCGATGACAGCGACTCTGGCGAGTTTGGTTTTTTCATTAGCCCTGACAGGGCGCATTAAGAGTCTCCGCAATGCAAGTAAGGCAGCTTTTATCGACGAGTTAACCGGTTTGCCTAACCGCCGAGCCCTCGAACAACGCTTCAAGCTATATACTGAAAGTGAGGCTGATCACGGCTTCAGCTTGTTGAGTGTGGATTTGGATAAATTCAAACCTGTCAACGATCAATGGGGCCATGCTGAAGGTGATCAGGTGCTGTGCGCCTTGACTCGGCGTATGCAGGCTTGTGTGCGGCAGGAAGATTTGGTGGCGCGGGTAGGTGGCGACGAATTTGCGGTGCTGCTTTCACCTTCAGCCAGTACGGGTATCGTCACAGCTGTCATTAAACGGTTGCTGGAAGCGGTTCGCGCGCCAGTTCATGTCGGCACACGCAGTCATCGCTTATCAGCCAGCGTGGGGCTGGCTCACTATCCTACCCATGGTCGCAGCCTGGCGGAGCTGAGCCGTCATGCGGATTTGGCGATGTATGAAGCCAAGCGGGCTGGTGGAAATACCTGGCGTGAGGTGATGGAAGCAACTTGA